Proteins from a genomic interval of Quercus robur chromosome 9, dhQueRobu3.1, whole genome shotgun sequence:
- the LOC126700668 gene encoding uncharacterized protein LOC126700668 codes for MDWRPAEESQPEPKRAKMNFHPILSFSEEDKIGTIQPHDDALLITLRIGDYDVKRVMVDGGSGVEVMYLDLYKGLGLKPEDLIPYNSPLMSFDGKLVIPKGMIRLPIQTDLEIVEVNFIQVDTYSPDTAIVARDQVLEIRGCQSTARQCVVAAISHWLDVESLASAEKNLSQSRAPVSPPDTAAKEAKCKDLKEMEKEESIEFLKINIDVFAWDACDALGIDPAFICHHLNVNLSITPKKQPPRRPSREHADVIRDEVAKLKCAGAIKEVFYSKWLANTVVVKNKSGKWRVCVDFMDLEKACPKYPFSMPRIDQLVDAMAGHPLMSFLDVFQGYHQIPLALEDQEKTTFVTPTGNYHYKVMSFSLKNTGSTYQRMMTIMFEQQLGKSIEIYVDDMVVKSKVVFKHLGDLSRTFDVLRKHKLRLNASKCSFGVGSGKFLGYMVTHRGIEVNLDQIKAINNLKPPRNAKEVQKLTGMIAALNRFISRPADRCRPFYLLINKWKGFEWSEDCIVAFQQLKEYLSQPPIMSSSEADEVLYAYIAVALHVVSLVLIRDDNGLQKPVYYVSKSLHETKIRYLPLEKAILAVVHATRKLPHYFQAYTVVVLTQLPLKSVLRTADYTGRIAIWSTILGAFDFKYMPRTFIKGQVLTDLVAEFAEPPVETATEEYNMDEKSVGVISMPRPLCWKVYVDGAANQREFGVGLVLISPEKTTIEKSLRLGFSATNNEAEYEALLQRITMVQKMGGKTIEMFSDSRLVVGQVETEPLANIKDVDAKKFIWRNIVTRFGVPHTLILDNGLQFDSKAFRRYCCELGISNRYSTPTYPQGNGQAKAVNKIIVNGLKKRLDDAKGRWVEKLPHVLWTYQTTPRRST; via the exons ATGGATTGGCGGCCCGCCGAGGAGTCCCAACCAGAGCCGAAGAGGGCCAAAAtgaattttcatccaatcttGAGTTTTTCAGAAGAGGACAAGATCGGAACCATCCAGCCCCACGACGATGCGCTGTTGATCACTCTCAGAATCGGGGACTACGATGTGAAAAGAGTGATGGTGGATGGTGGCAGTGGGGTTGAGGTTATGTACCTCGACCTCTACAAGGGGCTGGGGTTAAAACCGGAAGATTTGATACCCTATAACTCTCCTCTGATGAGCTTCGACGGGAAGCTTGTCATTCCAAAGGGTATGATTAGGCTTCCTATCCAGACCGACCTAGAGATAGTAGAGGTGAACTTTATCCAGGTGGACACCTACTCTCCCGACACAGCCATCGTCGCTAG GGACCAAGTTCTCGAAATCCGTGGTTGCCAATCCACGGCAAGGCAGTGTGTGGTGGCTGCCATCTCACATTGGCTCGATGTAGAGTCCTTGGCCTCTGCTGAAAAGAATTTATCGCAATCAAGGGCCCCGGTTTCGCCTCCTGATACAGCTGCCAAGGAGGCGAAATGCAAAGATCTGAAGGAGATG GAGAAAGAGGAGTCGATtgagtttctcaaaataaatattgatgtATTTGCATGGGATGCCTGCGATGCTCTCGGGATTGATCCAGCCTTCATCTGTCACCATCTCAATGTCAACCTGTCCATCACTCCcaagaagcagccaccccgtCGCCCATCAAGAGAGCACGCCGATGTGATTAGGGATGAAGTGGCAAAGCTTAAGTgtgcaggggctatcaaagaggttttttacTCCAAATGGTTGGCCAACACCGTGGTGGTCAAGAATAAAAGTGGGAAGTGGCGGGTTTGTGTAGACTTCATGGACCTAGAAAAAGCTTGCCCAAAATACCCGTTCTCcatgcctcggatagaccagCTGGTGGATGCAATGGCAGGCCATCCTCTGATGAGCTTCTTAGATGTCTTTCAAGGCTATCATCAAATACCATTAGCCCTGGAGGATCAGGAGAAGACAACCTTCGTGACACCTACTGGGAACTATCACTACAAAGTAATGTCGTTCAGTCTGAAGAACACAGGGTCCacttatcaaaggatgatgacaatAATGTTTGAACAACAGTTGGGCAAAAGCATCGAaatctatgttgatgatatggttgtgaagagtaaagtggtgttcAAGCATTTAGGGGACCTCAGTAGGACCTTTGATGTTTTAAGGAAGCACAAGCTACGCCTaaatgcttccaaatgctcaTTTGGCGTGGGATCAGGCAAATTTTTAGGCTACATGGTTACTCATAGGGGAATTGAGGTTAACCTTGACCAGATTAAAgctattaataatttaaaaccaCCGCGAAATGCCAAGGAGGTTCAAAAGCTTACTGGAATGATCGCAGCCCTAAATCGATTCATTTCTAGGCCGGCGGATAGATGCAGACCGTTCTATCTTTTGATCaataagtggaaaggatttgagtggTCCGAGGACTGTATTGTGGCCTTCCAGCAACTCAAGGAATACCTATCACAaccacctatcatgtccagtTCTGAGGCCGATGAAGTCCTGTACGCATATATTGCTGTGGCCCTTCATGTTGTGAGCTTGGTGCTAATACGGGATGACAATGGCCTTCAAAAGCCAGTCTATTACGTGAGCAAGTCGTTGCATGAAACTAAGATCAGATACTTACCCCTGGAGAAAGCCATACTGGCTGTGGTCCATGCTACtcgaaagcttccccattatttccaagccTACACAGTGGTTGTTCTAACCCAACTACCCTTGAAGTCCGTACTTCGGACCGCTGATTACACTGGAAGGATTGCCATATGGAGCACAATCCTGGGAGCTTTTGActtcaagtacatgcctcgaaCCTTCATAAAGGGCCAGGTCCTAACTGACTTGGTGGCCGAATTTGCTGAACCACCAGTAGAAACAGCAACAGAGGAGTacaacatggatgaaaaatcggttggcgTAATCTCTATGCCAAGACCCCTATGTTGGAAGGTGTACGTTGATGGCGCAGCAAATCAAAGGGAGTTCGGAGTAGGGCTAGTCCTGATATCTCCTGAAAAGACTACCATAGAGAAATCCCTGAGACTGGGGTTCTCggccacgaataacgaagccgaatatgaggcctTGTTACAAAGAATAACCATGGTgcagaaaatgggaggaaaaacaATAGAGATGTTCTCGGACTCTAGACTAGTAGTGGGCCAG GTCGAAACTGAGCCATTGGCAAACATCAAAGATGtggatgctaagaaattcatctggagaaacATTGTTACACGATTCGGGGTCCCTCATACCCTCATTTTAGATAATGGACTCCAATTTGACAGCAAGGCCTTCAGAAGATATTGCTGCGAGTTGGGGATCTCTAACAGGTACTCAACTCCAActtacccccaaggaaatgggcaagccaAGGCTGTCAATAAGATCATAGTCAATGGGcttaagaagagactggatgacgccaagggaagatgggtagaaAAGCtgccgcacgtcttatggacttaCCAGACTACACCACGACGGTCAACTTAG
- the LOC126700669 gene encoding uncharacterized protein LOC126700669, whose translation MYKVNVDGAISNDGRPSSIGVIIRNSKGETVAALCMPLPSEYSILETEAIAVEKGALLAKEMELQQVIFESDALSVVNSVNAGDKSGCNGHLFHGIRSILNSFNSWQFKHQKRAYNKAAHELAQHAKCYGTNQVSKGVSPPMVQHIVQSDSS comes from the coding sequence ATGTATAAAGTTAATGTGGATGGCGCTATCTCAAATGATGGTCGACCCTCCAGCATTGGAGTGATCATCAGAAACAGCAAAGGAGAAACCGTTGCTGCCCTTTGTATGCCCCTCCCTAGTGAGTACTCTATCTTGGAGACCGAAGCCATTGCAGTTGAGAAAGGTGCTCTTTTAGCCAAGGAAATGGAGCTGCAGCAAGTCATCTTTGAATCCGATGCCCTATCAGTTGTTAATAGTGTAAATGCTGGTGACAAAAGTGGCTGCAATGGCCATTTGTTCCACGGTATTAGGAGCATTCTTAACTCCTTCAATTCCTGGCAGTTCAAGCATCAGAAAAGGGCCTACAACAAGGCTGCCCATGAGTTAGCTCAACATGCTAAATGTTATGGCACCAATCAAGTTTCGAAAGGTGTTTCACCACCTATGGTGCAACACATTGTCCAATCTGATTCTAGTTAG